cttttgttgtttgattaacattaatgacatacaGGCCTATTTAATAttgctgctgaatgcatggacgtaactgacgCATATTCCAGTTATtgcccacctgtttacgtcctcttaagccataaccgactgtattcacgtgAGATACTCCTTACGATGGATATTTAGACATCTGTGTACACATGTATTTGCCTGTTCATtcgcgaggagaactgatcgtgTGCGAGAGAGAGACCGCTTCTGTTGagtgtcattcagcgcaattccgcctatccctccttcactgTATTTCATTGGCAATTTTACGTTTCACTGTTGAGAAAGTCATATTGATAGTAATCTAGGCTTCACTGTTGAGAAAGTCATATTGATAGTAATCTAAGCTACTACCGGCACGCTCTGCATTGTTTGTGTGTTGCTAGACTACGCTGGGCCACTCGGTGGTTGCTTCGGGGACGCATGTGGCACGAGGGCCACCAATTGAATAGCCCTGGTCTAGTGTGTTAACCGGGAATATACTCGGGGTTGGCTGAACTTACTAAGCAAAGTTTGGGTTAATCAACTGAGAGTTCAGGGTATATGTGACAGTAAATTAACCCTGCTTTCCGGAATACACCCCATAtctgccaaaaaataaataaataaatcagttaATGAGTTTGTTTATATAGGGTTAAAGTCCAGATATCAAACTGTAGTGTCTGCATCAAATGAAATGTACAAAAGCGATTTTACATAGAAAACccactaaatgaaatgtgtctgttttaatgtttcaaattactttttttttcttttttaattaattaattatttttgtgcCATATTAAGCCTTTTTGTATTTCACCCATAAACTAAATGCATTAAGCATGTATACCTGTCTATCGTAAAGCATCTTATGCTAATTCAGAACTTCATTCTGTTTCTCCATTAAAATATTGACAGATAcctagaaaagtagtaaagaactTTAAGAAAGTCAGTTAAAAgcacaaagacaaaaataattgttCATATTTGAGGTCCACAAATCCCCTCAGTCTGTTGACtgcaatgaaatgagctttaagtgtcaatttacagcagatctgaagatatcagcataataaatgaggtgaaaacaggaactattgacatgaaataaagagtgttttcagcagtttctctgttaatattgatgatcctcagactatcaacaTTCAGAAcatctcactttattctgagtgtttgctgATAGAAACTGATTATTGGAGTCAGGATATATGAGAAAATCCTACAAACTGCTTTAATTGAAGACTACTGTTATTTCTCACAATGTGACACCAATATCTAGATATGCAGTTAATCTAATATTAAACAAATGGTCAGTAAAgtgagatttgaaaaatgttcatattgatTGTCAACATCAGGTCAGAAtacatattattttacatttattttatatctgGTTCAAAATTTGCAacaatgtaaccaaaatttgagacatgtttcaaaataaaaaaacagtaatatcagAAAACACCAAACTATATCAAGTAAATTCACTTTCCAGAATGGCTGACAGGGTTTTAAGCTTGACTTAagcaaaatatgatttatagtTATtgataaatttgtatttttcataaaatgtagAAGTTGGTGTCAAAATATGTCAATAATTGTGCTTCATCAACATATTTAATAATTCTCACTACAGAAACTTTTGATTtgtcaaaataatgttttaaatataataattgtttcagggaaatatataatataagacATCAAAGTTATCAGAATATTGTATAGCAGTTGTCTACTTCAGTACATGAAGGTTCACTTTTAAGTTCTTTCACTTCATAATCCTCATTTTGAATTACTTTAATATACTGAAAATTaactttttctttcattttagagctgatggaagtgaaggaggagagtGAAAGGGAGGAACATTatgacaaacctggagaaaaatCTTTGAGTCACTTaaagactaaaaagacatttCTAAAGAAAAGAAGAGACAAGAAATCTgcaacctgcactcagtgtggaaagagtttcactaaCAAACAAAATCTTgatgttcacatgagagttcatacaggagagaagccgttcacatgtgatcagtgtgggaagagcttcacACAAAAAGGACATCTTAAGAAACACATGAGAagtcatacaggagagaagccgttcacatgtgatcagtgtgggaagagttttacATCAAAACAAAGTCTTAAGATTCACAGTGCAGTTCACACCAGAGAGAAACAGTTCGAATGTCATGAATGCAGCAAAACGTTTTTCTGGGCAACAAACCTGAAGAAACATCTGACAGTTCATAcaaaggagaagccacattcatgttctgtgtgtggaaagagtttttcactgctgtcctatttaaataaacatgagaaaatacacactggtgtgagagagtacatgtgctttgagtgtgagaagacttttactacattaaagtatttaaaagtgcaccagagaattcacactggagaaaaaacttacaagtgttcacactgtgacaagagattcagtgattcatcatctctaaaaacacatgaaaggatccacactggagaaaaaccttacaagtgttcacactgtgacaagagatttaATCAGTCATcatatctgaaaacacatgagaagatccacactggagaaaaaccttacaagtgttcacactgtgacaagagattcagtgatTCATCATCTCTTAAAACACAT
The window above is part of the Chanodichthys erythropterus isolate Z2021 chromosome 3, ASM2448905v1, whole genome shotgun sequence genome. Proteins encoded here:
- the LOC137006829 gene encoding zinc finger protein 665-like; translated protein: MEFIKEESEDIKIIIKEETGDMKIEFNKEEIKIEETFRVKHEDIEEQTELMEVKEESEREEHYDKPGEKSLSHLKTKKTFLKKRRDKKSATCTQCGKSFTNKQNLDVHMRVHTGEKPFTCDQCGKSFTQKGHLKKHMRSHTGEKPFTCDQCGKSFTSKQSLKIHSAVHTREKQFECHECSKTFFWATNLKKHLTVHTKEKPHSCSVCGKSFSLLSYLNKHEKIHTGVREYMCFECEKTFTTLKYLKVHQRIHTGEKTYKCSHCDKRFSDSSSLKTHERIHTGEKPYKCSHCDKRFNQSSYLKTHEKIHTGEKPYKCSHCDKRFSDSSSLKTHERIHTAEKPYKCSHCDKRFSDSSNLKTHERIHSREKPHTCDQCGKSFSFKNHLKIHMKIHAVEKPHHCRLKSR